A DNA window from Actinomadura coerulea contains the following coding sequences:
- a CDS encoding serine/threonine-protein kinase, which produces MQAPLRDRDPRLLGPYVLTARLGRGGMGTVYLGEDESGRRVAVKVINAELADDEAFHERFRSEVTAARQVSRFCTAAVLDARLDGDPLFVVTEYVNGPSVEEAVKTGGPLRGGDLEALAVNIATALGAIHGAGIVHRDLKPSNVLLSPTGPRVIDFGIARALDATEGPTRTGQFVGTPAYIAPELMHGREVTPAADVFSWGCVVAYAGTGRAPFGGGTLPEVISRVTSADPDLEGLDPAVRDLVARSLAKEPADRPTVRRLIQALTGGDTPPATPPPVAPPEPEPEPEPTPAPIPAPAPLTNVDSVPATRPIGAPAPAAPARKPAPHRGLLIAATGAVLAVSAVIGALNIPGGDDAPDASGPAGAAVLGDEPPEVKDKVFDDNFSDADSGWKTSAAPVVDASYRDRKYEVRVLPKAGRTTVDAPVSRIPDSQLIEAEVTPKDAYGEAGVYCLGSTGYAFLLGSDGRARIAKLATWQAQTVTTGIAPRLRERNRLQAACVKREDGNIDLAMWVNGKPVASSAATPPSSAPGNSGLLVVRDEGASGWPQAVFDDFALCEV; this is translated from the coding sequence ATGCAGGCGCCCCTCCGTGACCGAGACCCGCGGCTGCTCGGCCCGTACGTGCTCACCGCCCGCCTCGGCCGGGGCGGCATGGGCACCGTCTACCTCGGCGAGGACGAGTCGGGGCGGCGGGTCGCGGTCAAGGTCATCAACGCGGAGCTGGCCGACGACGAGGCCTTCCACGAGCGGTTCCGCAGCGAGGTGACGGCCGCGCGGCAGGTCAGCCGGTTCTGCACGGCCGCCGTCCTGGACGCCCGCCTCGACGGCGACCCGCTGTTCGTGGTGACCGAGTACGTCAACGGGCCGTCCGTCGAGGAGGCCGTCAAGACCGGCGGCCCGCTGCGCGGCGGCGACCTGGAGGCGCTCGCGGTCAACATCGCGACGGCGCTGGGCGCGATCCACGGCGCCGGGATCGTGCACCGCGACCTCAAGCCGTCCAACGTGCTGCTGTCCCCGACCGGGCCGCGCGTGATCGACTTCGGCATCGCCCGGGCGCTGGACGCCACCGAGGGCCCGACCAGGACCGGCCAGTTCGTCGGGACGCCCGCCTACATCGCGCCCGAGCTGATGCACGGGCGGGAGGTCACGCCGGCCGCCGACGTGTTCTCCTGGGGTTGCGTCGTCGCCTACGCGGGCACCGGCCGCGCCCCGTTCGGCGGCGGGACGCTCCCGGAGGTCATCAGCCGGGTGACGTCCGCCGACCCCGACCTGGAGGGCCTCGACCCGGCCGTCCGCGACCTGGTGGCCCGGTCGCTGGCCAAGGAGCCCGCCGACCGTCCGACCGTGAGGCGGCTGATCCAGGCGCTGACCGGCGGGGACACGCCGCCCGCGACTCCGCCCCCCGTCGCGCCGCCCGAACCGGAACCGGAGCCCGAGCCGACGCCCGCCCCCATCCCCGCTCCTGCGCCTCTGACGAATGTCGACTCCGTTCCGGCGACGCGTCCGATCGGCGCGCCGGCACCGGCGGCCCCGGCGCGGAAGCCGGCCCCGCACCGCGGCCTGCTCATCGCCGCGACCGGGGCGGTCCTCGCCGTCTCCGCCGTGATCGGTGCCCTCAACATCCCGGGCGGCGACGACGCCCCGGACGCCTCGGGGCCCGCCGGGGCCGCCGTCCTCGGCGACGAACCGCCGGAGGTCAAGGACAAGGTCTTCGACGACAACTTCAGCGACGCCGACTCCGGCTGGAAGACCTCCGCCGCCCCGGTCGTCGACGCGTCCTACCGCGACCGGAAGTACGAGGTCCGCGTCCTGCCGAAGGCCGGGCGCACGACCGTCGACGCACCCGTGAGCAGGATCCCCGACTCCCAGCTCATCGAGGCCGAGGTCACGCCGAAGGACGCCTACGGCGAGGCGGGGGTGTACTGCCTGGGAAGCACCGGCTACGCGTTCCTCCTCGGCTCGGACGGGCGCGCGCGCATCGCCAAGCTGGCCACCTGGCAGGCGCAGACCGTGACGACCGGCATCGCACCCAGGCTGCGCGAGAGGAACCGCCTCCAGGCCGCCTGCGTCAAGCGCGAGGACGGCAACATCGACCTGGCGATGTGGGTCAACGGCAAGCCGGTCGCCTCGTCCGCCGCCACGCCGCCGAGCAGCGCCCCCGGTAACAGCGGCCTGCTCGTGGTCCGCGACGAGGGCGCGAGCGGATGGCCGCAGGCGGTCTTCGACGACTTCGCGCTCTGCGAGGTCTGA
- a CDS encoding amino acid permease, with protein sequence MSESSGGTGLRTGLRRRHMTMLAIGGAIGAGLFVGSGAVIGTAGPAAVLSYAAAGLLVLCVLRALGEMVVARPVAGSLAEYARMALGPFAGFTIGWLYWYLYVILVGAEATAGAGILAGWTGLPQWTLAAALLVTMTAVNLVSVRSFGEFEFWFASIKVAAILVFVVLGVLYVTGLWPGSPGGLAVLTGHGGFVPNGAGSVFTAIVAVMFAFGGTEIVTIAAAESEEPGRAVARATSNVLWRVALFYVLSILLVVSILPWNDAKILTSPFVSALDRLDVPAAGTLMQAVILTAVLSVLNSAIYVSSRMLYVLTRDGDAPAALVRLNRRGVPVRAILLGTVAAWAAVIASYVSPDQVFKFLMNSIGVVLAFVYLAILFSQLRLRSRLRREDPASLTYRMWLFPYLTWLVIAALIAVLVSMAFMDGQRSQLAASLASLAVVALAYPLRRRFGRRPPVAAPVAPARGTGG encoded by the coding sequence ATGTCTGAGAGCAGTGGGGGCACCGGACTGCGCACCGGACTGCGCCGCCGCCACATGACGATGCTGGCGATCGGGGGCGCGATCGGCGCCGGGCTGTTCGTCGGCAGCGGCGCCGTGATCGGCACCGCCGGGCCCGCCGCCGTCCTGTCGTACGCGGCGGCCGGGCTGCTGGTGCTGTGCGTGCTGCGGGCGCTCGGCGAGATGGTCGTGGCGCGCCCGGTCGCCGGATCCCTGGCCGAGTACGCGCGGATGGCGCTCGGCCCCTTCGCGGGCTTCACGATCGGCTGGCTGTACTGGTACCTCTACGTGATCCTCGTCGGCGCCGAGGCGACCGCGGGCGCCGGCATCCTCGCCGGCTGGACCGGCCTTCCGCAGTGGACGCTGGCCGCCGCGCTGCTGGTGACGATGACGGCGGTGAACCTCGTCTCCGTCCGGTCGTTCGGCGAGTTCGAGTTCTGGTTCGCCTCGATCAAGGTCGCCGCGATCCTGGTGTTCGTCGTCCTCGGCGTCCTGTACGTCACCGGCCTCTGGCCCGGCTCGCCCGGCGGGCTCGCCGTCCTCACCGGGCACGGCGGGTTCGTCCCGAACGGCGCCGGATCGGTCTTCACCGCCATCGTCGCGGTGATGTTCGCGTTCGGCGGGACGGAGATCGTCACCATCGCCGCCGCGGAGAGCGAGGAGCCGGGCCGGGCCGTCGCCAGGGCCACGAGCAATGTGCTGTGGCGCGTCGCGCTGTTCTACGTCCTGTCGATCCTGCTCGTCGTGTCGATCCTGCCGTGGAACGACGCGAAGATCCTCACCAGCCCGTTCGTCAGCGCCCTGGACCGGCTGGACGTGCCCGCCGCCGGCACCCTCATGCAGGCGGTCATCCTCACCGCCGTCCTGTCGGTGCTGAACTCGGCGATCTACGTCTCGTCCCGGATGCTGTACGTGCTGACCCGCGACGGCGACGCCCCCGCCGCGCTGGTGCGCCTGAACCGGCGCGGCGTCCCCGTCCGGGCGATCCTGCTCGGGACGGTCGCGGCGTGGGCGGCGGTCATCGCGTCCTACGTCTCCCCCGACCAGGTCTTCAAGTTCCTGATGAACTCGATCGGGGTCGTGCTGGCCTTCGTCTACCTGGCGATCCTGTTCTCGCAGCTGCGGCTGCGGTCCCGGCTGCGGCGCGAGGACCCGGCGAGCCTCACCTACCGGATGTGGCTGTTCCCGTACCTGACCTGGCTGGTCATCGCCGCCCTCATCGCCGTGCTGGTCTCGATGGCGTTCATGGACGGGCAGCGCTCCCAGCTGGCCGCCTCCCTCGCCAGCCTCGCCGTCGTCGCGCTCGCCTACCCGCTGCGCCGCCGCTTCGGCAGGCGGCCGCCGGTCGCCGCCCCCGTGGCGCCGGCGCGCGGGACGGGGGGCTAG
- a CDS encoding LysE family translocator — protein sequence MVSTHQLLAFSAMALAIILIPGPSVLFVVGRALAHGRRTALAGVVGGVLAALVLTAAVAVGVGSIVERSVVVFTALKIVGAVYIVYLGVQAIRHRRSLQEAIAGSGAERGGGRALLQGFLVGITNPKTTVFFAAVLPQFVARENGHVELQMMVFGAIFAVIALCCDSVWGIAAGAAREWFARSPRRLAAIGGTGGLMMIGLGVTVAATGRKD from the coding sequence ATGGTGTCGACTCATCAGCTTCTGGCGTTCTCCGCGATGGCGCTGGCGATCATCTTGATCCCGGGGCCGTCCGTCCTGTTCGTCGTCGGCCGCGCGCTGGCGCACGGCCGGCGCACCGCGCTCGCGGGGGTGGTGGGCGGGGTGCTCGCCGCGCTGGTGCTGACCGCGGCGGTCGCGGTGGGCGTCGGATCGATCGTGGAACGCTCCGTCGTCGTCTTCACCGCGCTGAAGATCGTGGGCGCGGTCTACATCGTCTACCTCGGGGTGCAGGCCATCCGGCACCGCCGTTCGCTCCAGGAGGCGATCGCCGGGAGCGGGGCGGAGCGCGGCGGGGGCCGGGCCCTGCTGCAGGGCTTCCTCGTCGGCATCACCAATCCGAAGACGACCGTGTTCTTCGCGGCCGTCCTGCCGCAGTTCGTGGCGCGCGAGAACGGCCACGTCGAGCTCCAGATGATGGTGTTCGGCGCGATCTTCGCGGTGATCGCGCTGTGCTGCGACAGCGTGTGGGGGATCGCGGCGGGGGCGGCCCGCGAGTGGTTCGCCCGCTCGCCGCGCCGCCTCGCGGCGATCGGCGGCACCGGCGGGCTGATGATGATCGGTCTCGGCGTCACCGTCGCCGCGACGGGCCGCAAGGACTGA
- a CDS encoding DUF1444 family protein — translation MTDPRSKLIVPLMKARVPAEVQLEFPLPADEEPIRDPFAADLYVTYALEVADEGAPSGRRYEHVARRHCADLGVAQGELRRHAVINLRDLRPELSLSWYPDARAVTVSLGASARGGGLESGLLLDEGFLEKLAQDVDGDLVVAAPARDVFVASGTGHPDGVDKLRWAVAQVWAEDRGDDGAEPAWDVPAGSLLTHNLLVRRGDAWDILTT, via the coding sequence GTGACCGACCCGCGGTCCAAGCTGATCGTCCCGCTGATGAAGGCGCGGGTGCCGGCCGAGGTCCAGCTGGAGTTCCCGCTCCCGGCGGACGAGGAGCCGATCCGCGACCCGTTCGCCGCCGACCTGTACGTCACCTACGCGCTGGAGGTCGCCGACGAGGGGGCCCCGTCCGGGCGCCGCTACGAGCACGTGGCGCGCCGGCACTGCGCCGACCTCGGGGTGGCGCAGGGCGAGCTGCGCCGCCACGCGGTGATCAACCTGCGCGACCTGCGTCCCGAGCTGAGCCTCAGCTGGTACCCCGACGCGCGCGCCGTGACGGTGTCGCTGGGCGCGTCCGCGCGCGGCGGGGGCCTGGAGTCTGGCCTGCTGCTGGACGAGGGGTTCCTGGAGAAGCTGGCGCAGGACGTGGACGGCGACCTCGTCGTCGCGGCGCCCGCGCGGGACGTGTTCGTCGCGTCCGGCACCGGCCACCCGGACGGCGTCGACAAGCTCCGCTGGGCGGTCGCGCAGGTGTGGGCCGAGGACCGCGGGGACGACGGCGCCGAACCGGCGTGGGACGTTCCCGCCGGGAGCCTTCTCACCCACAACCTCCTGGTCCGCCGCGGCGACGCCTGGGACATCCTCACGACCTGA
- a CDS encoding cobyric acid synthase, translated as MSGLLVAGTTSDAGKSVVTAGLCRWLARQGVKVAPFKAQNMSLNSMVTSDGAEIGRAQYMQAQAAGVEPAALMNPVLLKPGSDRRSQVVVLGRPVAEVDALQYGAHKERLMGVVLESLEELRAKYDVVVCEGAGSPAEINLRGGDIVNMGLARAANLPVVVVGDIDRGGVFASLYGTVALLEPADQALIAGFVINKFRGAQEILAPGLEQLAMLTGRPTLGVLPWKLGLYLDSEDTLALDAPRPDAKGAYGRETLRIAVVRFPRISNFTDMDALACEPGVVVRYAASAGDLAEADLVVLPGTRATVADLAWLRQRGMAEEIRRRAEEGRPVLGICGGYQMLAEEIVDDVESKEGRAKGLGLLPARVEFKKEKTLGRPTGSAYGETVNAYEIHHGIVSAEGEPFLDGCREGAVWGTTWHGAMENDGFRRAFLADVARTAEREFVPAPDVSFGALREATLDALGDLVEEHMDTGALWRIIERGAPGGLPVVPPGGAPAPPSAAVG; from the coding sequence GTGAGCGGGCTGCTGGTCGCGGGGACCACCTCGGACGCGGGCAAGAGCGTCGTCACGGCTGGGCTGTGCCGGTGGCTGGCCCGGCAGGGGGTGAAGGTCGCGCCGTTCAAGGCCCAGAACATGTCGCTGAACTCGATGGTGACGAGCGACGGGGCGGAGATCGGGCGGGCGCAGTACATGCAGGCGCAGGCCGCGGGTGTGGAGCCCGCGGCGCTGATGAACCCGGTGCTGCTCAAGCCGGGAAGCGACCGCAGAAGCCAGGTCGTGGTGCTGGGGAGGCCCGTCGCGGAGGTCGACGCGCTCCAGTACGGGGCGCACAAGGAACGGCTCATGGGCGTCGTGCTGGAGAGCCTTGAGGAACTGCGGGCCAAGTACGACGTGGTGGTGTGCGAGGGCGCCGGGAGTCCCGCCGAGATCAATCTTCGGGGCGGCGACATCGTGAACATGGGGCTGGCCAGGGCGGCGAACCTGCCGGTGGTGGTGGTCGGTGACATCGACCGGGGCGGTGTCTTCGCGTCGCTCTACGGCACGGTCGCCCTGCTGGAGCCGGCGGACCAGGCGCTGATCGCCGGATTCGTCATCAACAAGTTCCGTGGGGCGCAGGAGATCCTCGCGCCGGGGCTGGAGCAGCTGGCGATGCTCACGGGGCGGCCGACGCTGGGAGTGCTGCCCTGGAAACTCGGCCTCTATCTCGATTCCGAAGACACCCTGGCATTGGACGCGCCGAGGCCCGACGCGAAAGGGGCCTACGGGAGGGAGACGCTGCGCATCGCGGTCGTCCGGTTCCCGCGCATCTCCAATTTCACGGACATGGACGCCCTGGCGTGCGAACCCGGCGTCGTGGTCCGGTACGCGGCGAGCGCCGGTGACCTGGCCGAGGCCGATCTGGTGGTGCTTCCGGGCACCCGGGCCACGGTCGCCGATCTGGCGTGGCTCCGCCAGCGGGGAATGGCCGAGGAGATCAGGAGAAGGGCCGAAGAGGGACGGCCGGTGCTCGGTATCTGCGGCGGTTACCAGATGCTCGCCGAGGAGATCGTGGACGACGTCGAGTCGAAGGAGGGCCGGGCGAAGGGGCTCGGCCTCCTTCCCGCGCGAGTCGAATTCAAGAAGGAGAAGACCCTCGGACGGCCCACGGGAAGCGCCTATGGGGAGACCGTCAACGCCTACGAGATCCATCACGGCATCGTGAGCGCGGAGGGGGAGCCGTTCCTCGACGGGTGCCGGGAAGGCGCCGTGTGGGGGACGACCTGGCATGGCGCGATGGAGAACGACGGCTTCCGCAGGGCGTTCCTCGCGGACGTCGCCCGGACGGCGGAAAGGGAGTTCGTCCCGGCCCCGGACGTGTCCTTCGGGGCGCTGAGGGAGGCGACCCTGGACGCGCTCGGCGACCTCGTCGAGGAGCACATGGACACCGGGGCCCTGTGGCGGATCATCGAGCGCGGCGCGCCGGGGGGTCTGCCCGTCGTCCCGCCCGGCGGAGCCCCGGCCCCGCCCTCCGCGGCGGTAGGGTGA
- a CDS encoding cobalamin biosynthesis protein — protein MNSMRVSGEGLVLGVALDALFGDPKRWHPVAGFGRVASGVERWVYGDSRWRGVAYVGALVGGAGVVGVALERVSRRPVVHCLVTAGVTWAVLGGTSLGREGLYMARVLERGDVGAARERLSHLCARDPRGLDARDLSRAVVESVAENTSDASIAPLVWGAVAGIPGLLMYRAVNTLDAMVGYRSPRYERFGWAAARLDDVANWVPARVTGGLVALCSGREAWRVLRRDGARHPSPNAGRCEAAFAGALGVRLGGANAYGGRVERRPEMGDGRAPEVRDIRRAVRLSAAVTFAAAVVVWSVR, from the coding sequence ATGAACTCGATGCGCGTCTCTGGTGAGGGGCTGGTCCTCGGGGTCGCGCTGGACGCTCTTTTCGGGGATCCGAAGCGGTGGCATCCCGTGGCCGGGTTCGGTCGGGTGGCATCCGGGGTGGAGCGCTGGGTGTATGGGGATTCCCGCTGGCGGGGTGTTGCCTATGTCGGGGCTCTGGTGGGGGGCGCCGGGGTCGTGGGGGTTGCGCTTGAGCGGGTGAGCCGGCGGCCCGTGGTGCATTGTCTTGTCACTGCCGGGGTTACCTGGGCCGTGCTCGGCGGGACGTCCTTGGGGCGTGAAGGGCTCTACATGGCGCGGGTGCTGGAGCGGGGCGACGTGGGGGCGGCCAGGGAGCGGCTTTCCCATCTGTGTGCGCGCGATCCGCGGGGGCTGGACGCTCGTGATCTGAGCCGTGCGGTGGTGGAGTCGGTGGCCGAGAACACGTCGGACGCGTCCATCGCGCCTTTGGTGTGGGGGGCGGTCGCGGGCATTCCGGGGCTGCTCATGTACCGGGCCGTGAACACGCTTGACGCGATGGTCGGTTACCGGAGTCCGAGGTACGAGCGGTTCGGGTGGGCGGCGGCGCGGTTGGACGATGTCGCGAACTGGGTTCCGGCGAGGGTCACCGGCGGATTGGTCGCGCTGTGTTCGGGGCGGGAGGCCTGGCGGGTTCTGCGAAGGGACGGGGCGAGGCATCCGAGCCCCAACGCGGGACGGTGCGAGGCCGCTTTCGCCGGGGCGCTCGGGGTGCGGCTCGGCGGTGCCAACGCCTACGGCGGACGGGTCGAGCGGCGGCCCGAGATGGGGGACGGGCGGGCGCCCGAGGTCAGGGACATCCGGAGGGCCGTCCGGCTTTCGGCGGCGGTGACGTTCGCGGCGGCGGTCGTGGTGTGGAGCGTGCGGTGA
- a CDS encoding phosphotransferase has translation MAVNIEVPLSGGAVSEGVVRVGETVRRPLRAHSPAVHGLLRHLEDVGFEAPRVLGVDELGREVLSWVPGEVPQRPLAASVVSEDVLRGVARLLRRYHDAVASYEAPAGAPWDAETSNVDGAPEVIGHCDVTPENVVFRGGRPVALIDFDLARPTTRVFDVVTALRHWGPIEDPADRDAGLYGVDVGRRLRIFCDAYGLDRERRREVLPAARVRFERSYRAMRERAERGGGWARIWQGGAGPRIRRAQDWLEWHWDELDARLW, from the coding sequence GTGGCGGTGAACATTGAGGTGCCGCTCTCCGGTGGGGCCGTGTCGGAGGGTGTGGTGCGGGTCGGGGAGACGGTGCGGCGGCCGCTTCGGGCGCACAGTCCGGCGGTCCATGGGCTGCTGCGGCATCTGGAGGACGTGGGGTTCGAGGCGCCGCGGGTGCTGGGGGTCGATGAGCTGGGGCGAGAGGTGCTCAGCTGGGTGCCGGGGGAGGTGCCGCAGCGGCCGTTGGCGGCGTCCGTCGTCTCGGAGGACGTGCTGCGGGGCGTGGCGCGGCTGCTGAGGCGGTACCACGACGCGGTCGCGTCGTACGAGGCGCCGGCGGGGGCGCCGTGGGACGCGGAGACGTCCAACGTGGACGGGGCCCCCGAGGTCATCGGGCACTGCGATGTGACGCCGGAGAACGTGGTCTTCCGGGGCGGGCGGCCGGTCGCTCTGATCGACTTCGATCTGGCGCGGCCCACCACGCGGGTGTTCGACGTGGTCACGGCGCTGAGGCACTGGGGGCCGATCGAGGATCCGGCCGATCGGGACGCCGGGCTCTACGGGGTGGACGTGGGGCGCAGGCTGCGGATCTTCTGCGATGCCTACGGGCTGGACCGGGAGCGGCGGCGGGAGGTGCTGCCGGCGGCGCGGGTGCGGTTCGAGCGGTCCTATCGGGCGATGCGGGAGAGGGCTGAACGCGGTGGGGGATGGGCGCGGATCTGGCAGGGGGGCGCTGGGCCCCGGATACGGCGGGCTCAGGACTGGCTGGAGTGGCACTGGGATGAACTCGATGCGCGTCTCTGGTGA
- a CDS encoding RICIN domain-containing protein — translation MKSSLTKPAARPASRLAARLAVAALLPGALLAAAAAPAMAAAAPNPPAPAAPANPPVDDTNPTDPDPANPNPANPPVEQSVARGTYIIRNSVTNGALIPFNGGPDSGNFVDTIRDWPSKPSMQHWKITKVTERQDTSRGVKRPAYKIENIGAPGQCLQPNVGVPRGDHADIIIQNCSASPTAGQQWFLVASEDTPDGYLIKPVGNAGRALVPAHLNSDNHRVRLLAVSDTSSYSWLLERQGT, via the coding sequence ATGAAGTCCAGTCTCACCAAGCCCGCCGCCCGCCCGGCCTCACGTCTGGCCGCCCGCCTGGCCGTGGCGGCCCTGCTGCCCGGCGCGCTGCTGGCCGCCGCGGCAGCGCCGGCCATGGCGGCAGCCGCCCCCAACCCGCCGGCCCCCGCAGCGCCGGCCAATCCGCCGGTCGATGACACCAATCCCACCGACCCGGACCCCGCCAACCCCAACCCCGCCAACCCGCCGGTGGAGCAGTCCGTCGCGCGAGGCACCTACATCATCCGCAACAGCGTCACCAACGGCGCCCTGATCCCGTTCAACGGTGGTCCGGACTCCGGAAACTTCGTCGACACAATTCGGGACTGGCCGAGCAAGCCCAGCATGCAGCACTGGAAGATCACCAAGGTCACCGAGCGCCAGGACACCAGCAGGGGCGTCAAACGACCCGCCTACAAGATCGAGAACATCGGCGCGCCGGGCCAGTGCCTGCAGCCGAACGTCGGCGTCCCCCGGGGCGACCACGCCGACATCATCATCCAGAACTGCAGCGCCTCCCCCACAGCAGGGCAGCAGTGGTTCCTGGTCGCCTCCGAGGACACCCCCGACGGCTATCTGATCAAGCCGGTGGGCAACGCAGGCCGAGCCCTAGTCCCGGCCCACCTCAACAGCGACAACCACCGGGTACGCCTGCTGGCCGTCAGTGACACCAGCAGCTACTCCTGGCTGCTGGAGCGGCAGGGCACTTGA